TTCCGGCTTCGTGACCAATTCCGCAGCCGGCGTTGAAATTGAAGTTGAGGGAAAATCAGCTGAGCTCTCAGCGTTTTTGCGTGAACTGGAAAACTTTGCGCCGCCGCTCGCCTCCATTACCGAAATGCGGGTTGAAAAAATACCCGCAAAAGGAGCGAGCGGTTTCAAGATTTTGGCGTCGAAACAAGGCGAAAAAATCGCGACGCTGATTTCCCCGGATGTTGCGCTTTGCGGCGACTGCCTTAAGGAATTGCTTGACCCAAGCGATCGGCGCTATCGCTATCCGTTTATTAACTGCACGAACTGCGGGCCGCGATACACCATCATTGATAATATTCCTTACGATCGGCCTAACACCTCCATGAAGCATTTTCCGCTTTGTTCGGATTGTGATCGGGAATACCATGCGCCCGAGAATCGCCGATTTCACGCGCAGCCAAACGCGTGCCCTGACTGCGGACCGAAGCTTTCGCTTCACAAACCCGATAGGTCGGAAATTCTAACAGCAGATCCGATCTCGGAAATTGTTCGGTTGCTAAAGCTGGGACATATCGTTGCCATTAAGGGTTTGGGTGGATTTCATTTGGCCTGCGACGCCGAAAACGATGAGGCCGTCAAGCGATTGAGAGCGCGCAAGCATCGCGATGAAAAACCACTTGCGGTGATGGTTCAGGATTTAAGTTCAGCGCAAAAGTTTTGCCAAATCAGCGATGAAGAAGCTCGCGCGCTCTGTTCCGCACAATCGCCAATTTTGCTCTTGAAAAAAAACGGGACGGGCTTGCCTGAATCAATTGCGCCTGGAAATTCGCAGTTAGGCATTCTGCTGCCCTACACGCCGGTTCATCATCTTTTGATGCAAAGCCAGCTTCAGGCTGCTGTGATGACAAGCGCTAATTTGAGCGATGAGCCGATTGCGATTGACAACGACGAAGCCTTTGAGCGCTTGGGACAAATTGCCGATTATTTCTTGATTCACAATCGGGAGATTTACCTGCGCTGCGACGACTCGGTGGCGGCGTTTTGGGCAGGAAAATTACGACTGATTCGACGAAGCCGTGGCTACGCACCGCGACCTATTTTGGTGCAGTCTAAAGGAGAGACAGTTTTGGCCGTTGGCGGCGAGCTGAAAAATACGGTTTGCTTGCTCAAAGAGAATCAGGCATTTCTGAGTCAGCATATCGGCGATCTTGAAAACCTTGATGCGTACAATCATTTTCAAAAAACAAGTGCGCATTTGCAGCGAATTTTTGAAGCCAAGCCGGAACTGCTGGTTCACGATTTGCATCCTGGCTACCTTTCTTCGCATTGGGTTTCCGAGCAGCCGGAAATGGCGTCGCTTGCCGTGCAGCATCATCATGCGCATATGGCCGCGTGCATCGCTGAGCATCGCTTGCAAGGCGAGGTCATCGGTTTTACGATGGACGGCACGGGCTACGGCACGGATGGCACGATTTGGGGCGGCGAGGTTTTCATTGGCAATGAATGCCATGCGGTTCGATTTGCGTCCTTCGAACCAATGCCATTGCCCGGCGGCGATGCGGCCATTAAAGCGCCTTGGCGAACGGGCATTAGCTATTTAATGAAAAGCTTTGATGGCAAATTGCCTGAATTGCCATTTTTGCCTGAGCACAACACGGAAATGGTTTGTGATATGGTTCGGCGAAAGTTCAATTCGCCATTGACCAGCAGTGCGGGGCGCTTTTTTGATGCTGTCGCCAGTATTTGTGGTGAGAAAAAATCAGTTCGCTACGAAGGGCAGGCTGCAATTGAGTTCATGCAAAAAGCTGACGGTTTGGATGTTCCGCCATTTGAAATAGACTTTGGGAAAGTTGGCCATGTGCGCTTGATGATGATTCAGCCGGTGATTGTTTCGCTGGTAAAAGCGATTCGAGAAGGAGAATCGGCCTCGCGATTGAGCAGTCGATTTCACAAAACGCTCGTGGCGTATTTCACTGCTATGGCCAACGAGGCGCGAAGTGAAACCGGCATTAAAACAGTGGTGCTAAGCGGTGGGGTATTTCAAAATTATATTTTGCTGGAAGGATTGGTCAGTGCGCTTTTGAAGCAAGGGTTTGAAGTGTTTTCGCACGAGCAAGTTCCAACAAACGACGGTGGGATTTCGCTGGGTCAAGCCCTGATTGGCCGAGCGTATCTGAAAGGCGATTACCGTGGCATTACTACGTAAAGCAAATTTTTGTATTTGTAAAGAGAAGGGATTTTCAGCGTATTTGAAATCCCTTTTCTCGTTTTGTGTTCAGATGATGGGTTTCGCGTTGCAAAACTGCAAAGGTTAGGCTTCCTTCACTTTCTCATAAAGCGCCACAAATTCCGTCACGCTAAATGCTTCGGCTCGTTTTTTCAGCACTTCGGGTGCGAGAGCGGAGACATCGTATTTTATTACTTTAATTTCCGAAAATGATTTTATCGGTTAGGATTAAATCGTTCGAAATAATGATCAATCTCTTTTCTTAATTCAATACCGACTCGTTCAAAACAATCAAGTAAATCGTTATAAGCACCGTCCCCGCCTAAAAAATCCCAAAATTCTTCGGCCACTTTTAATTCTTGCGGCAAATCAAGCATACCGGCCATCGTCCAGCGACTAT
Above is a window of Chloroherpeton thalassium ATCC 35110 DNA encoding:
- the hypF gene encoding carbamoyltransferase HypF produces the protein MAHGQSERERASIAPPAVALTAEKNERRKVLVKGIVQGVGFRPFVYNLAESKGLSGFVTNSAAGVEIEVEGKSAELSAFLRELENFAPPLASITEMRVEKIPAKGASGFKILASKQGEKIATLISPDVALCGDCLKELLDPSDRRYRYPFINCTNCGPRYTIIDNIPYDRPNTSMKHFPLCSDCDREYHAPENRRFHAQPNACPDCGPKLSLHKPDRSEILTADPISEIVRLLKLGHIVAIKGLGGFHLACDAENDEAVKRLRARKHRDEKPLAVMVQDLSSAQKFCQISDEEARALCSAQSPILLLKKNGTGLPESIAPGNSQLGILLPYTPVHHLLMQSQLQAAVMTSANLSDEPIAIDNDEAFERLGQIADYFLIHNREIYLRCDDSVAAFWAGKLRLIRRSRGYAPRPILVQSKGETVLAVGGELKNTVCLLKENQAFLSQHIGDLENLDAYNHFQKTSAHLQRIFEAKPELLVHDLHPGYLSSHWVSEQPEMASLAVQHHHAHMAACIAEHRLQGEVIGFTMDGTGYGTDGTIWGGEVFIGNECHAVRFASFEPMPLPGGDAAIKAPWRTGISYLMKSFDGKLPELPFLPEHNTEMVCDMVRRKFNSPLTSSAGRFFDAVASICGEKKSVRYEGQAAIEFMQKADGLDVPPFEIDFGKVGHVRLMMIQPVIVSLVKAIREGESASRLSSRFHKTLVAYFTAMANEARSETGIKTVVLSGGVFQNYILLEGLVSALLKQGFEVFSHEQVPTNDGGISLGQALIGRAYLKGDYRGITT